A stretch of Ipomoea triloba cultivar NCNSP0323 chromosome 11, ASM357664v1 DNA encodes these proteins:
- the LOC115996691 gene encoding beta-galactosidase-like isoform X2, whose amino-acid sequence MGMKLVMWDVLAVGMLLLCSWFCCGNASVSYDRNAIIVNGQRKILISGSIHYPRSTPEMWPDLIQKAKEGGLDVIQTYVFWNGHEPQPGKYYFEERYDLVKFIKLVHQAGLYVHLRVGPYACGEWNFGGFPVWLKYVPGISFRTDNGPFKAAMQKFTTMIVNKMKSERLYESQGGPIILSQIENEYGPMEYILGAPGHAYAQWAAKMALNLGTGVPWVMCKQDDAPDPVINTCNGFYCDYFSPNKAYKPKIWTEAWTGWFTEFGGPAAYRPVEDLAYSVAKFIMKGGSFVNYYMYHGGTNFGRTSGGPFITTSYDYDAPIDEFGLLREPKWGHLKDLHRAIKLCEPALVSGDPVITSLGNSQEARVFKSKSGACAAFLANYDQHSYAKVSFGNMHYNLPPWSVSILPDCKNTVYNTARIGAQSTQMKMTPVSQGFAWQSYNEETTSYDDNTFTVVGLLEQINTTRDASDYLWYTTDVTIDPREGFLKGGKWPWLNVFSAGHALHVFINGQLVGSAYGSLENPKVTFSKSVYMRAGVNKIALLSIAVGLPNIGPRFETWNTGILGPVSLGGLNEGKRDLTWQKWSYKIGLKGEALSLHSLTGSSSVEWVQGSFVVQKQPLTWYKTTFNAPPGNEPLALDMNTMGKGQVWINGQSIGRFWPAYKASGNCGACNYAGWFNEKKCLRKCGEATQRWYHVPRSFLRPTGNLLVIFEEWGGNPYGISLVKRQVDSVCADIFEWQPQLMNWKMQASGKVTKPLRPKAHLSCGPGQKISSIKFASFGSPGGVCGSFRQGSCHAFHSYDIFNKYCIGWNSCTVPVTPEAFGGDPCPNVMKKLSVEAVCS is encoded by the exons ATGGGTATGAAACTTGTAATGTGGGATGTTTTGGCGGTGGGGATGCTGCTGCTGTGTTCATGGTTTTGTTGTGGGAATGCTTCAGTGTCTTATGATAGGAATGCTATAATTGTTAATGGCCAAAGAAAGATTCTTATTTCTGGGTCTATTCACTACCCAAGAAGCACTCCGGAG ATGTGGCCAGATCTTATTCAGAAAGCAAAAGAAGGAGGGTTGGATGTGATTCAGACATATGTTTTCTGGAATGGGCATGAACCTCAACCTGGGAAA TATTATTTTGAGGAAAGGTATGATCTTGTGAAATTCATTAAGCTGGTTCATCAAGCTGGACTTTATGTTCATCTCAGAGTGGGGCCTTATGCTTGTGGTGAATGGAACTTTGG GGGCTTTCCAGTTTGGCTGAAGTATGTTCCAGGGATCAGTTTCAGAACAGACAATGGACCTTTCAAG GCTGCAATGCAAAAATTCACAACCATGATTGTTAACAAGATGAAATCAGAAAGGCTGTATGAATCTCAGGGTGGTCCTATAATCTTATCCcag ATTGAGAACGAATATGGACCGATGGAATATATACTTGGTGCACCTGGTCATGCTTATGCACAGTGGGCAGCGAAAATGGCTCTAAATCTTGGCACCGGTGTTCCATGGGTGATGTGCAAGCAAGACGATGCCCCCGATCCAGTT aTTAATACTTGCAACGGTTTCTACTGTGACTACTTTTCACCAAATAAGGCTTATAAACCAAAGATTTGGACTGAAGCCTGGACGGGCTG GTTTACGGAATTTGGAGGTCCAGCAGCTTATCGTCCAGTTGAGGATTTGGCATATTCGGTTGCAAAGTTTATAATGAAAGGGGGCTCATTCGTCAACTATTACATG TATCACGGAGGCACAAACTTTGGCCGGACATCCGGAGGTCCTTTTATTACCACTAGCTACGACTATGACGCTCCTATTGATGAATTTG GGCTACTGAGGGAACCGAAATGGGGTCATCTGAAAGATTTGCATAGAGCGATTAAGCTGTGCGAGCCAGCTTTGGTATCTGGAGATCCAGTTATAACGTCACTTGGGAACTCTCAAGAG GCCCGTGTCTTCAAATCGAAGTCTGGAGCATGTGCTGCATTCCTCGCAAACTATGACCAGCATTCGTACGCTAAAGTCTCGTTTGGAAACATGCATTATAACTTGCCCCCGTGGTCTGTCAGCATCCTTCCTGACTGCAAGAACACCGTATATAATACCGCAAGG ATTGGTGCACAGAGCACACAAATGAAGATGACTCCTGTTAGTCAAGGATTCGCTTGGCAGTCATATAATGAAGAGACAACATCGTACGATGACAATACGTTTACTGTTGTCGGGCTGTTGGAGCAGATAAATACCACCAGAGATGCGTCTGATTATTTGTGGTACACGACAGA CGTCACGATTGACCCAAGAGAGGGATTCTTGAAAGGTGGAAAGTGGCCTTGGCTTAATGTCTTCTCAGCCGGGCACGCTTTACATGTTTTCATCAATGGCCAATTAGTCG GAAGTGCCTATGGAAGTTTAGAGAACCCGAAAGTAACTTTCAGTAAATCAGTGTATATGAGAGCAGGAGTTAATAAAATTGCACTGCTAAGCATTGCTGTTGGTCTTCCG AACATAGGTCCTCGTTTTGAGACATGGAATACAGGCATCCTTGGCCCGGTTTCACTTGGTGGACTTAACGAGGGGAAGAGAGATTTAACATGGCAGAAATGGTCTTACAAG ATTGGTCTTAAAGGAGAAGCCCTAAGTCTTCATTCGCTCACTGGGAGCTCGTCTGTTGAGTGGGTTCAAGGTTCTTTTGTGGTTCAAAAACAACCACTCACATGGTATAAG ACTACTTTCAATGCTCCACCTGGAAATGAGCCATTAGCGTTGGATATGAACACGATGGGCAAAGGTCAAGTATGGATAAACGGTCAAAGCATTGGGCGTTTTTGGCCTGCATACAAAGCATCTGGCAACTGTGGTGCGTGTAACTATGCCGGTTGGTTTAATGAGAAGAAATGCCTGCGTAAATGTGGAGAAGCTACGCAAAGATG GTATCATGTTCCTCGCTCTTTCCTGCGCCCAACTGggaatttattagttatttttgaAGAATGGGGCGGGAACCCATACGGGATCTCTTTGGTGAAACGCCAGGTAGACAGTGTGTGTGCTGATATATTCGAATGGCAACCACAGTTGATGAACTGGAAGATGCAAGCATCCGGTAAAGTGACCAAACCACTTAGGCCTAAAGCTCACCTCTCGTGTGGTCCTGGCCAGAAGATTTCTTCGATCAAATTCGCTAGCTTTGGATCACCCGGGGGCGTTTGTGGAAGCTTCCGCCAGGGAAGCTGCCACGCCTTCCACTCGTACGATATTTTTAACAAG